From Penicillium psychrofluorescens genome assembly, chromosome: 6, one genomic window encodes:
- a CDS encoding uncharacterized protein (ID:PFLUO_009309-T1.cds;~source:funannotate) has protein sequence MAEFTRSIEESGVDLAQVDLVASHGQTLWHHPVGEKRSTLQMAEPAMISYGTKRTVISGFRVAELAAGRQGAPLSGFFEAGLLSNPELTRISQNIGGIGNATVLPASNVKTADSDSKYFAFDTGPGNVFIDAAMRILTNNKEQFDCDGILGARGETEIDNAVVEDYLTNEPYFQLQPPKTTGRELFSDDVARGLVEKMQSSGKSPEAIIATITRITAESIARAYESIVLPRLDESRRNIDEIYICGGGAYNPNILKHLRARFPQSKVMRLDDDDGPTKLNPSAKEAVLFALLGFLCVSGRSVPIAMDAETVESSVMGVVTPGENYRHVMEMVVRDQEFAKAGILGSILM, from the exons ATGGCTGAA TTTACACGGTCAATCGAGGAGTCCGGGGTGGACCTAGCCCAAGTTGACCTCGTTGCGAGTCATGGACAGACACTATGGCACCATCCCGTGGGAGAAAAGCGCTCGACGTTGCAGATGGCGGAGCCTGCCATGATTTCCTATGGTACTAAAAG GACAGTCATCAGCGGGTTTCGGGTTGCAGAGCTAGCAGCCGGCCGGCAGGGTGCGCCGTTGTCCGGCTTCTTCGAAGCTGGGCTTCTGTCTAATCCTGAGCTGACACGTATTAGTCAAAATATCGGCGGCATAG GAAATGCAACCGTACTCCCAGCCAGCAATGTCAAGACTGCAGATTCAGATTCAAAATACTTTGCCTTTGATACCGGGCCAGGAAATGTCTTTATCGACGCTGCCATGCGCATTCTAACAAACAACAAGGAGCAGTTTGACTGCGACGGAATCCTCGGTGCCCGAGGCGAAACAGAGATCGACAATGCAGTTGTCGAAGACTACTTGACCAATGAGCCATACTTCCAACTTCAACCGCCAAAAACCACAGGGCGCGAACTCTTCTCAGACGACGTGGCTCGAGGGCTTGTCGAAAAGATGCAATCATCCGGCAAATCTCCCGAGGCCATCATTGCCACTATCACCCGTATCACAGCCGAGTCGATCGCCAGGGCGTATGAGAGCATCGTCTTGCCTCGTCTAGATGAGAGTAGGAGGAACATTGACGAAATCTACATCTGCGGTGGTGGGGCCTACAACCCCAATATTCTCAAACACCTGAGAGCGCGCTTCCCCCAGAGTAAGGTTATGAGActtgacgacgacgatggcCCTACCAAACTGAATCCCAGTGCTAAGGAAGCTGTTTTATTTGCGTTGCTTGGTTTTTTGTGCGTTTCTGGCCGAAGTGTTCCTATTGCAATGGATGCAGAGACGGTAGAGTCGTCCGTTATGGGTGTGGTCACTCCAGGAGAGAACTATCGACACGTTATGGAAATGGTTGTTCGGGATCAAGAATTCGCGAAGGCGGGAATTTTGGGGAGTATTTTGATGTGA
- a CDS encoding uncharacterized protein (ID:PFLUO_009310-T1.cds;~source:funannotate) — protein MGVNFDKFRVAVWGEAPASPEERKLLRKIDFFILTYCCIAFFFNYLDRAVLANAYVSGMQEDIDISGNQYNLLVTCLSVGYIVGQVPHSLMIQKVAPRIWFPLMTTVWAILTMACGACQNFSQLAAVRFLQGVAEASTYSGTQYIIGSWYKGSEIGKRIGLFQASGMVGTMFSGVLMTAVWETMNGVSGLAGWRWSFILDGIITLPVAVFGFVFFPDLPESTKAFYLKPHEKELAVSRLPPKNPDGHSIGFSLIKRVLLTPNFWIFNIFWMIGGALEAFSTQTCMVLWMKASGLFTVPQNNMYPLGITAIGIVLTLCTSVAIDATGVHSIYGFFACSVQIIACIVLLCWSMIGTDAKMAAFYMAGTAYSIQPVVFTWANKVLSRDGDDAARAVTLFSMNGASSVLYAFWGIALYPTTDAITGFFKGTVAMVVVSVSLAGWICVVWWQDVRTMREHTAQLDRESNLEEAKSSHDQL, from the exons ATGGGTGTCAACTTTGACAAGTTCCGCGTGGCCGTCTGGGGCGAAGCCCCGGCAAGTCCAGAAGAGCGCAAG TTACTGAGAAAGATagacttcttcatcctt ACTTACTGCTGTATTGCCTTCTTTTTCAATTACCTAG ATCGCGCCGTTTTAGCAAACGCATATGTGTCTGGGATGCAAGAAGATATTGACATTAGTGGCAATCAATACAACCTCCTGGTTACCTGTCTTTCGGTTGGCT ACATCGTAGGACAGGTGCCTCATAGTCTTATGATCCAGAAGGTCGCTCCTCGAATTTGGTTCCCGCTGATGACAACTGTTTGGGCTATATTAACTATGGCCTGTGGAGCCTGCCAGAATTTCAGCCAACTGGCCGCCGTGCGTTTCCTACAAGGTGTGGCAGAAGCGTCTACCTACAGTGGTACGCAGTATATAATCGGCAGCTGGTACAAGGGGTCTGAGATTGGTAAACGTATCGGTCTCTTCCAAGCTTCTGGAATGGTGGGAACCATGTTTTCAG GTGTCTTGATGACCGCTGTTTGGGAGACGATGAACGGCGTGTCTGGATTAGCTGGTTGGCGATGG TCTTTCATACTTGATGGAATCATCACCCTGCCCGTCGCCGTCTTCGGttttgtcttctttcccgaTCTTCCAGAGTCGACTAAGGCATTCTACCTCAAGCCTCATGAGAAAGAGCTAGCTGTTAGCCGTTTACCACCTAAGAACCCAGATGGACACAGTATTGGATTCTCGCTGATCAAGAGAGTCCTGCTCACACCCAACTT CTGGATTTTCAATATTTTCTGGATGATCGGTGGAGCATTGGAAGCCTTTTCTACACAAACATGCATGGTCCTATGGATGAAAGCTTCCGGGCTATTTACCGTTCCACAGAATAACATGTATCCGCTGGGCATCACCGCCATTG GTATTGTACTCACCCTGTGTACATCTGTAGCAATTGATGCCACAGGAGTCCATTCAATATATGGTTTCTTTGCCTGCTCTGTCCAAATCATCGCGTGCATCGTCCTTCTCTGCTGGAGCATGATTGGAACTGATGCAAAGATGGCAGCGTTTT ACATGGCGGGGACGGCGTATTCGATTCAACCCGTCGTTTTCACATGGGCAAATAAGGTTTTATCAcgagatggcgatgatgctGCACGAGCTGTTACTCTGTTCTCCATGAATG GTGCCTCGTCTGTCTTGTACGCTTTTTGGGGCATCGCACTCTATCCGACAACCGATGCTATAACA GGTTTCTTCAAGGGAACTGTGGCAATGGTCGTCGTTAGCGTCAGCCTTGCGGGATGGATCTGTGTTGTGTGGTGGCAGGATGTGAGGACGATGCGCGAACATACTGCTCAACTAGACCGGGAGTCAAATCTCGAGGAGGCCAAAAGCTCTCATGATCAGCTTTAG
- a CDS encoding uncharacterized protein (ID:PFLUO_009311-T1.cds;~source:funannotate), whose product MSPSSTVQTRESPEVTTHIRALPPPHEAADQSPNLRHGLQICLNHFFERHFASDFCSFDYRLDFEHKCRQDALLASSVIALCGRYLAQQDAQALFGLTSPRQVSRNFLQKARYLAKVKSDEPSVPHIQANLIVAMAELLANSGARQWLFAGMAIRMAEIMRLNKEFHQKHTPRDQEIRRRTFWACLLFDRALAYLLAKHRTINLDNVSIAVPSADASLVYQEETRGVNLDELATQRRPSDLGLTPYLIKAICLWSDLADFVVYSRRRLDWHPPTDSRSTLFIQHAALRSWVDELHPSLRWSADNYKNQCALGQKSPFVAMHFILRSASCVAHQCYLPQRASYTMLVDLVDAAGWSYFHRDESLIKTCVNSALQVGEMLSYLMGDMEHESSLQTVWVAASILIAANTFLWLQYARDETFSDENMVKEANHYFNLVRQLMTCWVSEWKAARQWLVALDIMHDLYKAAYLGEVNENILVGRESGSVAANSPDSDNEDDEDAANDFRPQPGDGYPSIISLPNLQASVKFATGDTSAKSISVPSIWLQLSGGWPHGYMGAESLLEVAGEIDV is encoded by the exons ATGTCGCCTAGCTCGACTGTTCAAACCCGAGAATCACCAGAGGTGACCACACACATCAGAGCTCTGCCGCCACCGCACGAAGCGGCTGATCAAAGCCCCAACCTCCGGCATGGCCTCCAGATCTGTCTGAATCATTTCTTTGAACGGCATTTTGCAAGCGACTTTTGTTCATTTGATTACCGGCTAGACTTTGAGCACAAGTGTAGACAAGATGCCCTCCTCGCTTCATCAGTTATAGCGCTATGCGGCAGGTACCTAGCGCAACAAGATGCACAAGCTCTCTTCGGGCTTACTTCGCCACGTCAAGTCTCGCGAAATTTTCTACAGAAAGCCCGGTATTTGGCCAAGGTGAAATCGGATGAGCCAAGCG TTCCGCATATCCAGGCCAACTTGATAGTCGCCATGGCAGAGCTTCTCGCGAACTCTGGTGCCCGTCAGTGGCTTTTCGCAGGCATGGCCATCCGCATGGCTGAGATCATGAGACTCAACAAGGAGTTTCATCAGAAACATACACCGCGAGATCAAGAGATCCGAAGACGCACCTTTTGGGCATGTCTTCTCTTCGACAGGGCGCTAGCGTACCTGCTTGCTAAGCACCGAACAATTAATCTCGACAACGTCTCTATTGCTGTCCCTAGTGCTGATGCGTCGCTAGTCTACCAAGAGGAGACTAGAGGCGTGAACTTAGACGAGCTGGCTACTCAGCGGAGACCGTCAGACCTAGGTCTCACTCCGTATTTGATCAAGGCTATCTGCCTTTGGAGTGATCTAGCTGACTTCGTCGTTTACTCACGTAGGCGACTAGACTGGCATCCGCCCACTGATTCTCGGAGCACCCTTTTTATCCAGCACGCGGCCCTGCGCTCCTGGGTCGACGAGTTACATCCAAGTCTCCGTTGGAGCGCTGACAACTACAAGAACCAATGTGCCCTTGGTCAGAAGAGTCCCTTTGTGGCGATGCATTTCATACTGCGTTCAGCCTCGTGCGTCGCCCATCAGTGCTATCTGCCTCAAAGGGCCAGCTATACTATGCTTGTCGACCTTGTCGATGCTGCTGGTTGGTCATACTTCCACAGGGACGAATCGCTCATCAAGACTTGTGTAAACAGCGCACTGCAGGTTGGGGAAATGCTCTCATATTTGATGGGTGATATGGAGCACGAGTCCTCATTGCAAACCGTCTGGGTAGCTGCCTCAATTCTGATCGCTGCCAACACATTTCTTTGGCTTCAATACGCACGAGATGAAACATTCTCAGACGAGAATATGGTGAAAGAAGCCAATCACTACTTCAATCTCGTCCGTCAGCTCATGACATGTTGGGTTTCCGAGTGGAAAGCCGCGAGACAGTGGCTTGTCGCCCTCGACATCATGCATGATCTGTATAAAGCAGCTTACCTCGGCGAAGTCAATGAAAATATTCTTGTCGGGCGAGAAAGCGGCAGCGTAGCTGCAAATTCGCCCGATTCTGACaatgaagacgacgaggacgcgGCCAACGACTTTCGGCCACAGCCTGGCGACGGGTACCCATCAATCATCTCTCTGCCGAACCTACAGGCTTCAGTAAAATTCGCCACGGGGGATACATCTGCAAAGTCAATAAGCGTACCATCGATATGGCTACAGCTGTCGGGTGGTTGGCCGCACGGATATATGGGAGCGGAGAGTCTGCTCGAGGTGGCTGGAGAGATCGATGTATAA
- a CDS encoding uncharacterized protein (ID:PFLUO_009312-T1.cds;~source:funannotate), which yields MSAALLRSRPGGPAPHSIGTMAYRIPASRTHLAIRQAISRSLHTSRRQPVPQWRAAAGPIRKTPALLSTRFQSSIAPEKTKRTGALGVIYKCFFYCGFFIVTSGAAVIAFFIYDASTYRESPSAEDIPVSELALNPRYGGPKNLPIADMLVGDYDSNHMLEQKDKPRLVILGTGWGSIALLKNLHPGDYHVTVVSPTNYFLFTPMLPSATVGTLGLRSLVEPVRRIIDRVHGHFLKAEATDVDFSHKLVEVSQVDDEGKKRNFYLPYDKLVVGVGCVTNPHGVQGLENCSFLKTIDDARRIKNKVLENMELACLPTTTDKERKRLLSFVVCGGGPTGVEFAAELFDLLNEDLLHSFPRIVRNEISVHIIQSRGHILNTYDEALSKYAEGRFSRDGVEVLTNARVKEVKRDRVLFSQEENGETVVKEIPTAFCLWSTGVARAEISKTLSDKLEGQNNKHALETDSHLRVVGTPLGDVYAVGDCSTVQNNIAQNIIKFLRTIAWEKGKDPEQVHLNFSEWRNVANRIKKRFPQASDHLRRVDRLFEQYDIDHSGTLDYNELSELLHQIDTKLTSLPATAQRANQQGVYLGRKLTKIASALPGLQANQIDYGDLDEAVYKAFKYTHLGSLAYISNAAIFDFGGMNFSGGVLAMYLWRGIYFAESVSFRTRYLMSF from the exons ATGAGTGCGGCGTTGCTCCGGAGTCGTCCTGGCGGCCCCGCGCCGCATTCAATTGGGACAATGGCGTATCGAATCCCTGCGTCCAGGACACATCTAGCTATTAGGCAGGCCATTTCGCGCTCGTTGCACACCTCTCGCCGCCAACCTGTCCCTCAATGGCGCGCCGCTGCCGGCCCGATCCGCAAGACTCCGGCTCTGCTATCGACCCGATTCCAGTCCAGCATTGCCCCCGAGAAAACCAAACGTACCGGCGCTCTAGGCGTCATCTACAAGTGCTTTTTCTACTgcggcttcttcatcgtcaccaGCGGCGCCGCGGTCATCGCGTTCTTCATCTACGACGCTAGCACATACCGCGAGTCTCCCAGCGCAGAGGATATCCCCGTCTCAGAGCTAGCGCTGAACCCCCGATACGGCGGACCGAAGAATCTGCCTATTGCCGATATGCTCGTCGGCGACTATGATTCAAACCATATGCTCGAGCAGAAGGATAAGCCACGTCTGGTCATCCTGGGCACGGGATGGGGCAGTATTGCACTTCTCAAGAATCTGCATCCCGGTGATTATCACGTTACCGTTGTGTCGCCGACGAACTACTTTCTTTTCACGCCCATGCTGCCCTCTGCGACGGTGGGCACGCTGGGACTGCGGTCGTTGGTAGAACCTGTGCGGCGGATCATCGATCGTGTGCATGGCCACTTCTTGAAGGCGGAGGCGACGGACGTGGATTTCTCGCACAAACTGGTCGAGGTCTCGcaggttgatgatgaagggaagaagaggaattTCTATCTTCCCTACGACAAGCTTGTCGTTGGTGTTGGCTGCGTGACGAACCCGCACGGCGTTCAGGGTCTGGAGAACTGCAGCTTCCTGAAGACTATCGATGACGCACGCCGGATTAAGAACAAGGTGTTGGAGAATATGGAGTTGGCCTGTCTGCCAACCACTACCGACAAGGAGCGGAAGCGATTGCTGTCTTTTGTGGTTTGTGGTGGCGGTCCGACTGGTGTGGAGTTTGCGGCGGAGCTGTTCGATCTGCTTAATGAGGATCTGCTGCATTCTTTCCCCAGGATTGTGAGAAATGAGATCTCCGTGCATATTATCCAGAGCCGTGGTCATATTTTGAACACCTATGACGAGGCCCTGTCCAAGTATGCGGAGGGACGTTTCAGTCGCGATGGTGTGGAAGTCTTGACTAACGCGCGGGTCAAGGAGGTAAAGAGGGATCGCGTTCTCTTCAGTCAAGAAGAGAATGGTGAAACAGTGGTCAAGGAGATTCCCACTGCGTTTTGTCTCTGGTCCACAGGAGTGG CCCGAGCCGAGATCTCCAAAACACTCTCTGATAAACTAGAGGGCCAGAACAATAAGCATGCTCTGGAAACCGACTCGCACCTCCGCGTCGTCGGAACACCTCTAGGCGACGTCTACGCGGTCGGCGACTGCTCCACCGTCCAGAACAACATTGCACAGAACATCATCAAATTCCTGCGCACCATCGCCTGGGAGAAAGGCAAGGACCCAGAGCAAGTACATCTCAACTTCTCCGAATGGCGCAATGTCGCCAACCGCATAAAGAAGCGCTTCCCGCAGGCCTCTGACCACCTCCGACGCGTCGACCGCCTCTTCGAGCAATACGACATAGACCATTCCGGCACGTTAGACTACAACGAGCTCTCcgagctcctccaccaaATCGACACAAAGctcacctccctccccgcTACGGCCCAGCGCGCAAACCAGCAGGGCGTGTACTTGGGCCGCAAACTGACCAAGATCGCCTCCGCCCTGCCCGGTCTGCAGGCTAACCAGATCGATTACGGTGATCTGGACGAGGCTGTCTATAAGGCTTTCAAGTATACGCACCTCGGCAGCCTTGCGTATATCAGCAACGCGGCAATCTTTGATTTCGGTGGGATGAACTTCAGCGGCGGCGTGCTGGCTATGTATCTCTGGCGCGGTATCTACTTCGCTGAGAGCGTCAGCTTCCGGACCCGGT ATCTCATGAGCTTTTAG